Genomic DNA from Gimesia aquarii:
AACCAACGAAACCGCTTATGCGACAGTCTGCTAACCTACAATATCCAACTCTCGACCATATTATGATCGTATCAAAAAACAAAATCGCCAGTCAACAGGTATCTTTATTGCATTACTATTTAAGGATATAAGAGTAATGTCCCCAATATTTCTACTCAACAGTGTTACCCAGTTCCCTCAAAAGTTCAAAGGTAAAAAGTCCTGTATTGTGTCCATCACTGAAGGTGATCCGGTAAGCGTAATTACCAGCGGGAACCATTTGTGTAATTTTGATAGGTTCAATCTCACTGGGTGAAAGCAGGGGAAGCTTCATAGGATCTGCAGGTTCCTCAGACTTACTATGCCGGCAAGCGGCACAAGGGCATGCAGTACGTAACTGCGAAAATTCATAACGCCGTCGTAGACCATCATTCCATTCAATGAGTAAGGCACTGTCGTCAACAATCTTTAATTCTGTAAGGAAAAGCTCCATTTTATATTCTTCTTTTTTATAAACATCAACTTGATTTTTCAGGCATTAACTTAATAGCGGCTTCACCACATCACCATGCACATCGGTCAGGCGGTAGTAGCGTCCTTGAAATTTATAAGTCAATTTTTTGTGATCAATTCCGAGGCAATGCAAAATTGTCGCATTAAGATCATGGACGGGTAGGGCGTTTTCAGTGATGTTATAGCTGAAGTCGTCGGTCTGCCCGTAAGTCATCCCTGGTTTCATTCCACCACCGGCAGTCCAGACGGAAAAACAACGTGGGTGATGATCGCGCCCGTAGTTGGTGGCAGTCAGCGTGCCTTGACAATAAACTGTTCGCCCAAATTCTCCGGCCCAAACGACAAGCGTATCATCCAACATACCTCGTTGTTTTAAATCGAGAATTAAAGCAGCTGTTGCCTGATCCGTTTCTTTAGCAAGTTGCTTGATTTTTGTTGGTAAGTTCAGATGATGATCCCAGCCACGATGATACAACTGGATAAACCGTACTCCTCTTTCCGCCAGACGTCGCGCCAACAAACAGTTGGCAGCGTATGTGCCCGGCTGCTTTGCTTGCTCGCCGTATAATTCAAATGTTGTTGCAGTTTCTTTTGAGAGATCAGCCAATTCTGGAACGGAAGCCTGCATACGAAAGGCAAGTTCATACTGTGCAATCCGCGTTGCGATTTCTGGGTC
This window encodes:
- a CDS encoding DUF971 domain-containing protein, yielding MELFLTELKIVDDSALLIEWNDGLRRRYEFSQLRTACPCAACRHSKSEEPADPMKLPLLSPSEIEPIKITQMVPAGNYAYRITFSDGHNTGLFTFELLRELGNTVE